The stretch of DNA TGGCAGAGAGAATCTTTCAAcaacaaataatcaaacaaGTTGTTCCCATAATCATGGCTGTACAAGTGACTACAATCAGTAAATCCCAGAAACACCAAAAACACATGCATGCTTTGAATCCAAAAAACTACCTGTTTCCTGAAAGGAAAATCCCCATCCGGCAACTTCTGCATGTCTGCTAAACTCTTCAGTGTTTCCTTTAAGAACAAGAAAGAATCTTTACCTGCAAAGTGAGTAGTGTGCCCAAAAATTTAGATTAAACAGATTTCCCCACCTACGGACAGcacaacaatttttttaaaaaaacctccCTCATGATGCTCGAGGACAGATGTAAGGAAAACATCCTTGCCACATAAAATGAATTGAGAAAATAACGAGTTGGGAAAACATAAAGCATATTTGCTTGCATCAGTAAAACCCACAAAGTTGCGCATGCATGTGAAAAATCAACAAATCTTCAACGCATCATGAAACAAGTAGGTTTCATTGCTTAGATAATCTTAATAAACATGGTCAGAATGGACAGATAAACAAGAGCCACTACCTAATTTGTCAAATATAGTTGAGACTATTTGAAATGACTTGTCCCAGACATCAGCATAATGATAACTGAGCACACTTTCAATTGTTACACAGACTTTTTCAATGACAGTCGGACCAGACTTCCTAGAGGTGACATTGATATTGGCTGTGATCTGATCGACACCCTGTTGGATCAAGTTTTCGTCAATGCATGCATGTATTAAGCTCTTAAACGTTGTCACTGCTGCAACCAAGGCCTCCTCATGTTCAGAAGCCAAAACATCTGAAAAATCCCAAACAATGGAAGTGAATTCTTAAGCAACAATGGTCATAGTTAATAACCAAAAGAAAATACAGATAAAATTAGAATGGTTTAGCAGTTTCCCATTCATGCTATAATATAGATGTTTTTAATGAAAAACATGACCAATAAAAATAACCTTTTAGTGCATTGAATACAACTGGAAGCTTAACCACACAAATTTGCCTGTTCAGCAAATAAACTCTTTTCATCCCAGTTTCCAGCAAGCGAGCAGTGAATGTCATGTCATCAGCAGATGACTCATTGCTAGAGAGCGAAGTAGCTAGTGAGCATAAAAGATCAAGTAGGACTTCTCCGGAAACTTCACTAGTAGAACTGAGACAGAGAGCATTCAGACAATTGGTTATGCGACTGGTAACCATAGGTTGTCTCAGATCCAAGAGAGACTTGAAATACTTTAAGACGACGTTTGAGGACTTTGACGACATATATGGAAGACAGGATTTAAGAGCATCCAGAACATAAAGGACCTCCTGTGCTCCTTCGGACCCTTCTGAAGTATTGGTCTTTGATCCACCAGCAAGAAGAAGAAACCTCTCAAAGATATTTGTAATTCCTTCGCTTGCAGGTGTCAACAATGGTGCAAGCCCAGGCGCTAACCGAAAATACTCTAAGACATCATGCAGACACGAATGTGATTGCTTTCTAACCTGTATTTCACCATCCAAACAGACAGTCGATAACATCTTgtgtttatattaaaatattttcatcctTTACAATTCACTAATGcaacaaatatttcaaattatgtTTGGACAtgtgaataaaaataaaatgaaaataatcgTTTCATTATTTATAGCAAAATAACACAAACTTTTAACAAGATAAAAACTGATCGAGGATAAGTTAGTTATGTATAATCTTTTTGGATGCTTCATAATGAGCTTACGATAAAAAGTTCACATGGTGCAAGACaactaattaatatttataaaaacacACTGTtattgaaataataataatgacagATAGTTTcctttaaaaaaacaataataataacagATAATTGTCCTCACCATAAATTGATCTACAACATGACCGAAATAGTGAATTTCCATTGCAGTATGAAATAagttcaacaaaataaaaactcCATATAAAGATGTTCTTACGGTTATAAACAGATCAATCACataattttcatttaataacATTTTGGCAATTTCCTACAaagaaaatcatattaaaaagtTGATTAAAGCATTGTTTACCACAAGAAAGCACTCACACAATCTAACATGATCATCATAGCCAAAAGGAATGCTCAGACGACGATTCATTCTTTATTCAAAGCAAACAAAAGGCAAGATAAATGCCCAGCTGGTGCAGAAATGTCATTTAAAAACTTGATAAGAAATTCAAAAAGAGATTAAATTTCCAACATAGAAGAAAAGGAATCCATCCTCAAAACATCAcaattcaaaatcagacattcTTACTAGATTTAAAGTACAGTATTGACTTGTTACACTAACAGCGAACAGACTAGAAAAATCGATTGATCAGCCATTGATACTGTGTCAAAATCCAAAATATTAAGACAGTtaataaaaactcaaatttcaCCCCCAAAAAAAGCTGCAGATACTGCATCAAAAAATTCCAGCATTCCACattgaataattaaataaagaatatGATAAAGACAATAAAAGAACATGAATTTTACTTACTTAGTACTTAATGGACTCGTCGTCCTTAGATGGAACATAGAATGCCATAACAAAAATAGGACTAACCAATAACCCACTGGGACCACGACCAACAACTCACAGTTATTAAAAGTGCAAGAAACGCTAAAGCTTCCTAGTATTGTAGAGCCTAGGCACAGGGCGCAAGGCAGGGAGCATGTTTTATTGAAGTGTCTCGCCTTAAATACAGATATGCTAGAATCTGAATATCTTAAAAAAATTCGCCCTATATAATGCAAAATGTActcaacaaattaataaaagcaaccaaaaaaaattcattagaATATATGTGAAAATAAATGTTCATTATCTTGCACTTCATCGTGGATTTACAATCTCTACGCTGAAGGCGTTATTAAAAGTGGTCTTCTGAAGTACAAAAAGACTTGGGTTTTATGGTTCCCTTTTCTACCAAATCTCTAAATCTCTGTCATTAACTAATTTGCACCCATTGATCTAGCGGGAGATTCAAACAAGATTCTAACATTTTCAATTGAACTGCATAGTACCCTCTTATTCGCACCAAAAACAGAATCGCCTACAACGCAATTTTTTGATGAGCAAAAATGAGAATATTCATAATTGCTAGAAACGAAAATTTACTGACCTTAGGCCGATCGTGGGTAATGTAACCAATAAGGGCACCGTACAAAAGCGCCACGTCGGCCCACTCaaccttttccctcacgatcaACAACCTTGAGACGCATTTCAACCCCGGCACGACACCGTTAACCCCCATAGATTTTACTCTGAGGATCCGAACCATAAGCTCAGACAAATAACCGTACTTCATCTTGAGAACAACAGAGGGCATTTCTTTTAGCACGATGGACAGAATCGTGGTTAGGGAGTCAAGGATATGTCCCGGGGGTTCGTGTTCAGAAGAGGATATGCGATCAATGGAGGAGCACGTGGCACCGAAGTAGGCGATGTGTGTGGTGGGGAGATTCTGGTCTCTGAGTTCTTGTGACATGGCGCCGACGGCGGCGCATATGTGGAGATGGTACTCGTTAGAGGGGTCGTTGAATTGAGAAAGAACGTCATTGCAGAAGTCTTCTGATGGATGCGCCGCCTCCATTTCCAAACCTTCCATGGTCGCCGGGGGAGGAGAGAAGAAGAGAGAGTGGATGAATGTGGCCGTGGTGGATATTAGGGTTTTAGCTCTTATCTTACATCATGTAGGAACGAAATTGTAAATACTTTCGTTAGGTAAATTACATCGCCCCCCCTGAACAAGTCTCCGAAAATAGCATTTACATCCTTGAATCACAATTTCCATTGCAAATCCATCTTCAATCAATTTATCTAGCTAATAAATATTAGTCGCTCGTGTACTATTTTAATCTCTATATATTTTCGTCTCCAAAGATTCGGTTAAATAATTTTGATCGCTGAActttaatattaataaaaaaaattgatatatttttataattatattatatgtaaGAACAATAATTTGAAGCAAATTTTACGAAATTTATGTGATATGATTTGATATCATAAGATTTATAATTCAAAACATatgtattatattatttaaaaaataaacaaaattaatataaaggcacttgaataaaaaatatatatttcaagataagaaaatattatgatttttataatttcTATATTTTGAAAATGATCTATTACATGAGATTCTAATTACAAATCTTAATAAATTTGTATAATGTCAAtagatttgttttattttgctaATATTCGATGTATAGTATATATACTATATCATTAAGTTTAAGATAATTGGAATAACTAGCTGAGAGGacacaaaaatatttaatttcataattatttttcTTATCCTGCTAAAAATCTCCTTAAGTCACTCTTTcttttaaatcgaacaacttTTCTAAACTTGAAAGTAATTTCGTGTTAATTGTTAGTATTATTAgatcaaattaataataatgataataataataacacatacAACACGTGTACATCTTTTACTAGTATATATATTCTCCGACTTTCTAGAATAATTATATTTGGTCTCTCATGACAGAACTATTTTCCCCACAataccattttttttaaaaaatacaatagaataaaaattcaaatattaactttgaattaaaaaaaaagttactCAAACCTCATTATATTTCACACCAAAATTTATTGTAgataaacaaatattttatacCAAGTTCAAATTATGTGCACTCATTGAATGCTTATTAATAAATGTATGACAGAAACGTTACACGACAAACATAATTAcaagtaaaaaaaatatgtgCTTATTTATCGTCTTTGCGCTAATAATTTTGGTTCCCACTATCACACCTTTTATCCTTAAACTTTATGCTAAACGACATGAaaataaatgaagcaaaaacACCCATTCACATCCTACATATAAACAAAACTTTATTGTCAAACTACTACATAATATTTAGAGCAAACGATTTTTTTATGacagaaaaattattattttactcTAAATATAAATCGGATGAATTTGTCCGACGGATGCAAAAAAACTTGTCTTTACTTGTAAATACATTGAATTTTGATCCCAATATTCCGATGTGATGGCTGCTAAGTGTTCAACTATTTtgtgaaaaaaagaaaaatgattgaaAAAGAATTCGTATGAAAGATATGTTAAATCGGCTGAGAACGATCATTCATGTTTATGCAACTAGGAAGGATTCAAGAAAACATTGTATTTAcaatattcaaatttttttgaataCAACTATTAGCTAATTAACTCAAATCTCCTCATCGAACGGTGGCGCATACCCGGCTACGGTCATCCCACAACCGTACCACACTGCCGTTGAACGCTGCCAAATCCTGGCAACGGTACCACCCCATGTCCCTCATTCTAATCTTCATCTTTCCCTCCCAATCCATGTCGCTCCACCGCCGAAACTTCTCACTCTCCACCGCGACACCATCGTCATCCTCGACTCCACCTTCCCGAAAATCATCGTTTCTGTAGTACAGAACAAACTTCCCTTTCGTGCTATTCTCTGTCTCCAAAGACGAGATACAATTCGTCCCACCATGAGTGGAAACTAATTCAGCAGGCTCGTCTGCTACTGCAAGCTCCTCCAGTCCCCTATCGAGCAGTGACGTCGATGCAGCATCTTTGGTCCGGCCACGTTGCTCTGGCCTCGGAGGTGATGAAGGCCCTATCCTCCAGAAGCTGAAGGCGGCCGTAACGGCGGCGACCCACGCCGCCAACATTTTGTTGACCGCCTTGAAGAAGCCGTAGCTCAAGTAATTCAGGGCTAGCGGCTCAACCGGAGAATCCCAACGCATTCATTATTGTTTGTTCGTGGTCTCTCTTTGTTCCTGTCTTGATCGATAAACCTGTGGCTCCTCGAGTGGATGGTGGGGTTTAATAGGGGAGGAAGGGCAAAGCTGAGCCGTTGGATTAAAACGACGCCAGAGAATCCGAGATTAGATGCCGAGAATCGAGAAAATAGATGCTAATTGGAAAGGTAGATCCCCTTCGTGTActggaatttttttgaaaataattggACGCGTGGCAGACATATATTGGTTATTGGGGTAGTACCATATCAACTCGACGACCACATGAATTTGTAGCTTATGGTCGGAAACCAAAGcaacaattaagaaaaattgTCGCTAAATTTACAATTAAACTatatatttcattaaattaaatcgaaaaaaggaaatggaagcttataTAATCGAGATAGCAAAGATTATATGGTATCTTAGAAAAAACTGAATAAAATAGGAAGAAGAAAGATAATTACATATTTGAAGTGGCAATTTGGGAGAAAGGGTTGGATCAAATTGATTTATGGCCAATGCATTGAATTTTAGTTCTCCTCTCCAATCATTGTGTCCAAACGAAGGACAAATTTGAACTTCACATTCCAATCGATAATTAAGTAATATAAATCACCTTACCAGTTACCGGTAATAGTCTGTCTACATTTCTTTAGTGAATTTGTGTGATAAAATACTTTGGAGTTGTCCTCCGTCCTAGAGCTatcttttggggttgagttaggttcaattttcaatcttaacatggtatcagagctcagattccaccgttatgtgttggactgtccATAGTTGGGTCACCCGTTCTGCTCGTAATTGGGTCATTTATAAACttcacgctccagatgttcattcctggCGTGAGAAGGATATATTAGTTGTCTCACATCGGTTTGATAAAATAtctgggagttgtatatatggtcttggacaATCATCCTTTCtagagctagcttttggggttgagttaggtctaagttccaatcttaacaccCACGTCTCTATCTATAGTGCAGTGATAATGCCCAAGTCATAAAGTGGAAATTAAAATTCAATCATCAAGAATACCTGCGACATCAATGGAGTTATACATCCAGCAAAGATTTATTGCTCAACACTTTACCATTGAAATCATTCATTTTTAAGGTAGTTGGTAGTGGTATTTATTGCTGTCAAACAACCCAGatcaaaagaaagaagaaaggaTTCAGCTCGGAATCTACACTTTCAACAGAAGCCAACTTCATAGCTTACAAGATCTTCGGATCAGAGTTTCAACCCTCAGTTTACAGCACAAAACTTATTCACTAGAAAATTGTGATTCCACATCCAGAAcacaatatttaaaaacaaactGCAGAAGTTTGATCTCAAACCGGTATCAAATGGATTTAAGAAACTTCAAGGTCTCGTCAATGTGCTTTTCGGGTTGGAACTGATTGTTGTAGACCATTCGACACACTCCATTCTGGTCGAGGACATACGTTTGTCTTCCGGGCAGAGCACCAAATAAGTCCGAGGGGACGCCCCACTCTTTTCTAACCTTATTTCCTTCATCACTCAATAGGGTGAATGGAAGTTTGTACTTGCTGGCAAATTGCTGCATAGCAGGAGGAGCAAAAATGTTAATCACAGAAGGTTGGAATTTCTTCTGGATTTATCACCCAAATTATGAACCAAAAAGTTGGACCAATCAAGAAAGTTCGATAAGTTGCTTTGTACAAAAATATATAACTACATAAGTAACATGATAAGTAATTCGTagcaaattaaaaaaaaaaactaacatTCACAAACATGCTACATCTTTAAATTTCACTATCAGATTCATGTTAAACTGGAAGAAAAACAAATGGATATAAAAAAATCCAGTTTATGGAATGCTATCATTAATAAAGCTGTGCATATTCACGCGTAAATTCAGAAAAAACAATTTCTTCACCCTGATTCTGAATACCATAAACTGCAAAATATCAAGTCGTCGGTGGTTACTGCTTTTATGGGAAGGATTCAAAACACACGGAAACAGAAGCTCTCGCAACTAGTGTAGCTATATACAAGAAAGATAAAAGCTGGTACCTTGTGGGATGCTGCATCATCCCCACTAATCCCAACAACCTCCGCTCCagcttttttaaatttttcatacGAGTCCCTAAAGGCACATGCCTGCAAATAATGTTGAAACATCAAACGGCacttattatttttcaaaagattaatGTGCTGCATGCTTCAGACTAGGGATGTGTTTTTTGATCACTTAAACTTTGACATAAGTCTAAGGAGTGCTGAGTATATTAAagcaaaatttataaataacaaGATCAAAGTGGCAAATATCTAATCAACAAGGAGCAAAAGTTTGGTATTCGTTCTTAATTT from Primulina tabacum isolate GXHZ01 chromosome 3, ASM2559414v2, whole genome shotgun sequence encodes:
- the LOC142538943 gene encoding uncharacterized protein LOC142538943, which codes for MRWDSPVEPLALNYLSYGFFKAVNKMLAAWVAAVTAAFSFWRIGPSSPPRPEQRGRTKDAASTSLLDRGLEELAVADEPAELVSTHGGTNCISSLETENSTKGKFVLYYRNDDFREGGVEDDDGVAVESEKFRRWSDMDWEGKMKIRMRDMGWYRCQDLAAFNGSVVRLWDDRSRVCATVR